The segment gtccacctgttttttgaacatctccagggatggtgcctccaccaccaccctgagcagcttgttccaaggcctcaccactctttttgtgaagaaatttttcctaatatccaatctgaacctcccctggcacagcttcaccccatttcctcttgtcccatcactggtcaccagggagaagagcccaacacccacctcactacaacctcgTCTCAGGTAGTTATAGccagcaatgaggtctcccctcagcctcctcttctccaggctgaacagccccagctccctcagcctctcctcatagagctgttctccagacccctcatcagccttgttgcccttctctgcaccctctccagcacctccatgttCTTCCTATcctgtggtgcccaaacctgcccccagtgctcaaggtgcagcctcgccaaggcagagtagaggggcaggatcacccccctggtcctgctggtcacactattcctgatgcaggccaggatgctcttggtcttcttggccacctgggcacatcCTGGAGGGGCCtttgaaagctggctgatatttatGTGATTTAAGGTGATTTAAgaatcaccttctccaggcccaagagcaatGCAGCCCAACTAAGAGGAAATcaggtaaaaactccaggaggccagtgtggatgagcaagcagctcctagaaaagctcaaacatAAGAAGGAAGCATAGAGAGCGTGGAAGCTCGGGCAGGTACCATGAGAGGACTAtagagaggttgtccaagcagtTAGGtcaggagagccaaatcccagatggaattaaatctcaccagggatgtaaagagcaataagaaatACCTTCTCTAGGTATGCTGGGGATAAAAAGACAACCAAGGAAAAAGTAGTTcttctcctgaaggaaacaggagacctagTTAggcaggatattgagaaggctgaggttctcaaggACTTCTTTGCATCAGACTTCTCTGGCAAGTGATCCAGCCTcatcacaaaggccacagcagctgaaagcagggactgggagaatgaaggaCACCCCActgaaggagaagagcaggtttgggACCATCTAAAGAACCCGAAGATGCACAAGTctgtgggacctgatggggtccatccacaggtcctgagggaggtggtggatgAAGTTGCtgagcctctgtccatcatatctGAGAGGTCATGGCTGTCTGGAGAGGTTCCTGCCAATTGGAAAAAAAGTCccatagcccctatttttacaaaggggaagaaggaagacccagggaactacagaccagtcagtctcacctctgtgcccagcaagatcatggaacagatcctcttGGAGTATGTGcaaaggcacatggaaaacaaggaTTTGATtagtgacagccaacatggcttcaataagggcaagtcatgcctgaccagttGGGTGGCCTCCTATGACAGGCTACAGAGATGGCggataatggcagagcaactgacatctTCTACCTGGCtctgtgcaaggcatttgacactgtcccacatgacatcctggtctccaaactgacaagacatggatttgacaggtgGACCCCTCAGTGGATcagtaattggctggatggccccaCCCAGAGCGTTGtagtcaatggctcaatgtcccagtggaggcaagtgacaagtgTAGTTCCTCAgaggtcagtattgggaccagggctcttcaacatctttgttgagtgggattgagtgtctcctcagcaagtctgctgttgatcccaagctgtgtggagtagctgacaccctagagggaagggatgccatccagagggaccttgacaggctggagaggtgggccagtgccagcctcatgaagttcaacaaggccaagtgcagggtcctgcccctgggttggtgcaaccccaggcacaaatccaggctggggggagaatggctggagagcagccctgagaaggacttggggttaGGGGGAGATGAGAAGCcggacatgagccaccagtgagtgctggagcccagaggggcaattgTGTCCTAGGCTGcgtcaaaagaagtgtggccagcagggccaggggaggggattctgcccttctactctgctgagaccccacctgcaatgctgtgagcagctctgaagccctcagcacaggagagacatggacctgttggagaggggccagagaaggaccacaaagatgatccaagggctggagcagctctgctctggagacaggctgagggagttggggtgttcagcctggagaagagaaggctccggggagaccttagagcaccttccagtgcctgaaggggctacaggaaagctggggaggggcttttcatcagagagggcagtgctaggacaaggggtaatgattttaaactgaaagaggggagatttaggttagacatcaggaagaaattcttcaccatgagggtaggaaggcactggaacaggttgcccaaggaagctgtggctgccccctccctggaggtgttcaagggcaggttggatgaggcttgtgcagcctggtctagtgtgaggtgtccctgctcatagtgGGGATGTTGGAACCTGTTGATCtttaacgtcccttccaaccttcagcattctatgattctgtaagtgGGTGGAGAGCATTACTTAAGCCAGTCCTTATAGTTGACCATTCCAGCCagtccctggagcagcagccccaccTCCCAGGAGTGCTGGCCATCACCCAGAGGCCATGCTGGCTTTCTGGTTGATGCATAAACCCCACTGACCTTTCTGAGGACTCCTTCTTGTCCTGGACTTCCACCAGCCTCAGCACAGGGGCTTTGGGTAGGGGCTTAGCAACACGCAGCTGATGGGAGCAGGCAGCTTCCGAGGTTGCACTTCAGCAGCCAGACACAGGGCCTTCCCCATTCCTGTGGTTCCTCAGCCAGACTCACCTTTGCCATGGCCAGAGTATCCTCCATCCCTCCAGCAATGgcacaaaaaaagcccccaTGGCTCCCTGGTTCATGGCTGTGCCAGCTTTAGGACTTGAGCCCTGCAGCACTCCACGCCAGGTAGCTGGGAGGATGCACCTTCATTTCCAGTTGAGTAAGAATAGGGACATGCAAACATGCAGAAGGTttggttagggtttttttttaatcaaataaatCTCTGTAACCACTCCTATGCCTCTGTGGCTCTCGATCAGCAGGAGGCTGATGGAGcctgcctgtcctgcagggCAGTAGAGCCACTTATGGGGTCTGCTCAGACACAGCCACAGGTCAGGCTGTGCCTGGAGGTGACTCAATCCCTCACAGCCTGCCCAATCCTGAAACACCATCACAGCTTCGTATACCAGCCCAGAGAACCTCCCAAGACAAACCAAGGTGAGCTTGAAACCTGACTCCAGACTCAGGCCCACCTGGAGGTCCAAGAGTTTCGACCAGCCACGGTGGCAAAGTTGAGGTTTCCCAGGTGCTAGAGGCCCAGTCACCCCAGAGGTGTgagcagcactggggtggccCTGCCCTGTGGGCACCGCTGCGCTCATGGCCACACAATGAAAACATGCAAGGAGCCTCTGCTGCCATGGACCAGGTGCCcaagcagggcaggagagcagccccaGGCTTGGCAATTAAttggtgcagctgctgtgaggGGCCAGCCCCGAGTCCTCACTCCTCCGGCCAgaccctccagccctgccccttcccccacACGCCCCGGGGCAGGAGCCTCGGCCAGAGCTGCGGTTTCTCACTGCGCTTCTTCCCCTCCACTGCCCACCAAGCTCCCAGGAATGCTGGACTCGGCTCAGCccaccttctccctgcagccactTTGCTTTTAGCTGTCCTGGTGGCTACACAGGACAAATGTGACACCAGTTCAGGTGATGCTCCCAGCCCACAAAgtttcctccccagctccctgtcTCCCTGGAACAGGGACTGCCTCCTGTGGCAAGGCTCGGGGACGGTTTCCAGTCCTCATAAAGGAGGAGGCACTTCTGGTCgaagctgaaatgctgctgctctgctgtaaGAAACCAGCTATCTGGCAGAACTCAGACCAAGATTCCCCTTCTGAGAAATTCAGCTGCCACTGAATCGCAACTGGACAGCCACCAGGAGCCGCTGGTTTGCCTTAGTCATGACTTGGCGTTTGCCAAGTAGggaaaaattaagtaaaagTAGCTTCTTAATCTTCCCACGTGCCCCTCTGGATGTGTGAGATTTGAGGCAGTACCGTTCCCTTGCTGGCTGGTTACGGATCCCTGGATAGAGTCTGGGACTGGCAGGGTGATGTGCCCCAAAAGCAAGGTGTGCACCTCACAGAGGGTCTCTGGGCATGCATGCTCCCCCTCTGCAGGGGAGAGTGGACACCCAAGAGGCTTCAgggcccagctcagccccatccAGGCAGGCAAGAAAGGCCTTGCTGCTGCGGGGTCAGGGACAGTGACTGGCTAGGCTGAAGAAACAGCACAGGGCAACAGCTCTGCCCCTGACTCAgacctgtccctgcctgcagccactttgcagccagtgctgctggagtgTGGTGCCATGGTCTCAGAGGGACCAGAGCACTTTGCTCCAATGATTACTGCAGGGTGACTGCACCTGCACCTCAGCTTTTCCTGTCCCACCACCAGCCTTTGCTTTGCCCACAACGTGTCCTTTCAGCTCTTGATGTTTATTGTGCACCTCACATGTGATTTTCAGAGGCCATCTGGGAGGCCACAACCCCTGGTGGTGCTTCCACCAAACTCCCACTGCAGCACTGACTCATCCAAGCTCCCGGGCAGTGCCACAGAGCCCACCAGTCTCTcaagcagcagaggcagctgggcaggcaggagggggtgAAGCAGGACAGGGCATAGTGTGCTCTGCTGGCTACTCCACAACATCCCCATACTTGTTCCTTCTCACTAGCGGTGCCATAATCTCTCCATCCTCTGGGCTGGGCAGattttctgcaacagaaaagaacaagCTTCCTGGACCCCCAGCTATCCTGGTGTGTTTGCCAAGGGAGGACAGAGAACCACAGACATCCAGTGAATTGTTTAAAGCCTCTTCAGCTTGGCCCAGCTTTGGGAGCTCACGGTACCAGTGGGAGAAAGCAGCAAACAGCCATGGGAaccacccagcagcagctgtcctggtgcccctccagctctgcccagagaCCAACCGAGGTGTGGAGGGGTTTACAGTCTCCCTCCATCCCttaccttcctcctccttttccagcaAACAAGCCCTCCATGCTGGCTCTCAGAAATCCACATAGCAGGCAGGGCCACAAGCAGAATCAAGTGCTCCCACCCcatgctgccagccctgctcaggtACCTGCAGCACAGAGGCCCTCAGGAGCCACAGGACCTGGCAGGGAgctccagccaccccagcactgctgccaccCCTTGCACCTGCTCCATCCCTCAGCCACGGGATGCCAGCATGGGACTGGTCTGGGGATTTTGGCAATGGCCAAAATGGTCACCAGCTTATGAGGCAAGGACAGCAAATTGTTGCAGTAGGGAAGAACCAGGCAGGTCAAAcccagagaaagcagcagggagagatgTGAACGTACCTCCAGGCTGAGACACCCTACCATCCCCAGCGAGCTCCTGGGGGGACTTGCCTGTCTCCAGGTAAATCCAGAAGTCAGAACATTTCCGTGTCTCAGCTCTGGTTACCACATAGCTGGCAATGgaccctgcagctggagagaccAAGATGCCCCTGTGAACACCAGCAGCAAGGGCAGTCAGTGGTGGGGAAAAGCACCTGCCAGCTtctgaggtgctgcagctgcctgaaagcCACCCCTGAGCCCCCCCAGGGCTGTGAGGAGTGGGGATGTGACAGGAGCTGGGGGTGAAGAATTCCCCAGGAGAAGGACCAACAgcccttctgcagcacagggtgctgcagggccgGGCAGGACACTCACCCCCCGCCAGCAGCAGGCTCCACTGCGGGCTGTAAGGCAGCTTCTTGTTCAGCAGCTTCTGCACGGCGAAGGCGGCCCCAGTGCCTGCCGAGAGGCGGGGACGGTCACCGCAACCGGCCCCGGGCCGCGCCCGCAGCGCCCGGGGCAGCCGGGAGGAATCGGGGGACGGGGCCAGGCCGTACCTGCCAGGAAGGTGCCGATGCCCTTCACGAAGGCGTGGGACTGGCAGGCCGCGTACTGCTGCAGCGCCTGCGGGGAACCCCTCAGCGTGCGGCGCCGGCCCCCGAGTCCCCCCTCGGCGCCCCAGCCCGGCCGCGCCCCGCTGCTCCCAGCACCGGCCGCCCGCGCTCCCGCCCGGCTCCCTCATCCCCCGGCCCCTCCACCCCCAGTGCCCCAGCCCCCGCCTCCCAAGGCCTGCCCGGCCGCACCGGGTGCTTGGCGGCCACGCTGTCCTCCACCCGCCGCAGCCCCAGGGTGACCATGGCGCGGCGGCCGCTCCCGCTGCCCCGGAGGCCGCGCAGGCCTCGCCCGCCCCTTCCGGCGCGGCTGTCATGGCGGAGCCGGCAGGGCCGTTCCAGCTcctgcgggccgggccgggccggtaCCTCTGCTACTGCCGCGGCGGCACCGTCTAGTaagtgcggggccgggcggggccgggcggacCAGGCTGTGCCCCTGACCCGCTGCCTCCCGCAGTGTGACCGACGCGCTGCAGGTCTGGGCCGGGGAGCTCGGAGCCCGCCCGCCGCTCGGCTGCGTGCGGACCGCGCCCGGGATGGGGCCGGCTCAGGCCGTGTCGGGACGTGCCCCCTCTCCGCAGCGGTGCCAGCCGGAGGAGCAGGCCGCCCAGCTCAGGTGGGTGCTGCCGCCGCGGGAACCCGGCCCCTCCGCCCCGGGCCCGTCTCACCGCGCCCGGCCCGCGCAGGGCCGCCCtggggcgcggggccgcggcgcTCAGCCTGGGGCCGGGGAAGGCCACGCTGCAGCTgcgggaggaggaggcggcggcccAGTGCTCGGCCCTGGATCTCTTCAAGCTGCCCGTGGCCGAGGCGAGGAGCCAGCTCCAGGCGCTGGTGTTCGGCATGGCGGGGCGCATCGAGAGCCTGGAGAGACGCCTGGAAGGTTCGTGGGGGTCTGGGAGGGGgtaaaggcaggaggagggcgggctgctccctgccaccGTGTCATCCCCCCGCCCAGGGGCgccccagctcagccagcagcaggagaaggctGTGCCTCCCTAGACTCAGCCCAAGGGGCTCCTCTCCGATCCTGGGTGGACTGGCCAGGGGGGGTGGGAAGCAGATGTGCTACCACCCTTTTCCTGGTTGGACTGGCTAGTTGGCAAAGGTGGCCAAGGCCTTCACATGACCACCTGGGTGAGAAGAGGTCCTGCATGGGACCAGAGGATGCAGTGATGTGTCTCTGTGCAGAAGCACAACCTTGTCCCCATGGCCATCACCATGCCATCATCTCTGTGTGGGAGTCACTTTACAGAGGTCTCTCTTTTAGGGGTCTAGAAAAatcctggggcagcagcagtcTGGCTAGGAGAGCTGAGAGTTGAGCTGTGTAGGGGAGGGAGCTTGCTGGGAAGGCCTGGGGTGCCGCATGCCACGTTGGAGTTTATTGTCACAGCCTGGCTCTTGTTCCTCTCTCGGTAGTGGTTGAGACACTGGCATCTTCCTGCAGCCCTGAGAAGAACAcagcccagagccagcagctcttccGTCCAGGTAGGCAATTGCCAGGGTCACCTCCCCTGGTCCAGCTGCTTGTTAGCCTTCTCTCCCCCAAGATGCTGCTGGTCCTCTGTCTGTGTGCTCTCCAGGACACTCTTGAGTTCcctcagctgtggctgctgtcaGCCACCCTGCTGTCCTAGTGCCCTTCCTGACACAGAAGGGCCTAGGGCTCAGCACAGTTGCTCCTTGGGGTGTGCTTGGGTCAGAAGCCAAGCATCACCAGGAAGGTTGTTGACTAGCCTTCAGGAGGAGGTCAGGCTTCGCTGCTCTTCTGAGACCACGGCAGGTCCATGGCTTCCTGCTCCTTTGGGAGAGGAGACCAGACTTAGCGCTTCCTCATCCACCACGGGTGCTGGGCCCACCTGGCTGCGCTGCTGGAGGCTCACCCTGAGCACAGCAGGGTTTGCAGAACTGTCAGAGCAAATGACTGATCTTTTGCAACCTCTATCCTGCCTGTCCCTGATGGAGGCAGACCCCAGTCCCCAGAAGAGCAGGGGTGCTCGCTCAGCTTTGCCGGCCAAGAGGAAGATCCCAGGAGAGTCTCTCATTAACCCTGGCTTCAAAAGGTAAGAGCTGCTCCTAGGCCTGGTGCCTGGAGGTCCAGTAGGCTCTGCTCTGTAGCTGTGTGGCAGCAGGTGTGGGGCGTTGAGCTGTGACATTCCCTCCATCTCCTAGCAAGAAGGCACCATCTGGAGTGGACTTCGAGGACTTCTGAGCTGCACTGTCCTGTCCCCCGATGACAGCCCTACCAGAGCCTTGTCAGCTGCCTGCATGGCTGGTGGTGGAGGTGTCACTGCAGCCTGGGCCTGCTGAGCCCCttgtgcccagggaggtgggtgagGCAAGCAGGACCCAGAGCACTGGACCAGCACCTGGCAGGCCTGAGTGAGCAGATCTCCAGCTGGGGCAGTGGCAGAGCCTTTGGGGTGACAGATGGGGCAGGGGTGACTGAAATGGTctcacagctcttccctgctggCAGGGGTACCCTCTCTACCTCACTTGCCATGAATTGGTGGGGTTTTTAAAGGAACTATTATATTACTATTTAACAAAAAGATTGCCTATGCTTAACTTCTTGCCAGTAAAGCTGGTTTGAACTATCTGGTCTCTGGCAACTGGGACGGTGCTGATATGTCACTCCATTCTGCCTTTCCCTTGATCAGGAGCTGTGTGACCAGCTGCACCTGGAGGGTCAGAGGCTCAAAGGATTTCACTTTACTGCCAGCTTTGTGCCAGCAGGCTGGTGGGTGAGTGTTTAGAGCCTTCCCAGCCCCCTGAAGAGCTGGGATAATGGGCTCAGCCCTTGCTAGGCACTGGGAGAGCACTGGGAGGCCAGTGTGAAGTTCTGtggggcaggagagctgctggggctggtcaCTCCAGAGTCACACTTGTCTCACTTGCAAAGCTTTTATTGATTTCCAAGAGCTCTGATCCATGGCTTGGGCTTGTCCCAGTGCACCCCATCCCTCTCCCAAGTCTGCTCCTGAGACCTTTCTAATGGTGGGTTCTGAGGGGACagtcccctctgctcccctcaccCAGGGTgatggggctgggctgtgtccaCCACCTgtggcagctgccccagctctgtcccatggctctgccctggctgtgctggttcCCCTCACTTGGTGCAGCTCCTTGGGACATCCTGCAGTGCCCACTACCCTGGCATAGCCCTGCCTCAGGTCACTCACCTGCTGGGTGGCACACCACACCTCCCAGGGAGCCTGCAGGGATGCCTGCCACACATCACTACCCTTTGCAGTGACCTCTGCTTTAGACAGCCTTTCCCCTCCAGCTCTT is part of the Apus apus isolate bApuApu2 chromosome 19, bApuApu2.pri.cur, whole genome shotgun sequence genome and harbors:
- the PAXX gene encoding protein PAXX isoform X1; this translates as MAEPAGPFQLLRAGPGRYLCYCRGGTVYVTDALQVWAGELGARPPLGCVRTAPGMGPAQAVSGRAPSPQRCQPEEQAAQLRAALGRGAAALSLGPGKATLQLREEEAAAQCSALDLFKLPVAEARSQLQALVFGMAGRIESLERRLEVVETLASSCSPEKNTAQSQQLFRPDPSPQKSRGARSALPAKRKIPGESLINPGFKRRHHLEWTSRTSELHCPVPR
- the TMEM141 gene encoding transmembrane protein 141 isoform X2, whose product is MVTLGLRRVEDSVAAKHPALQQYAACQSHAFVKGIGTFLAGTGAAFAVQKLLNKKLPYSPQWSLLLAGAAGSIASYVVTRAETRKCSDFWIYLETENLPSPEDGEIMAPLVRRNKYGDVVE
- the PAXX gene encoding protein PAXX isoform X3, which translates into the protein MAEPAGPFQLLRAGPGRYLCYCRGGTVYVTDALQVWAGELGARPPLGCVRTAPGMGPAQAVSGRAPSPQRCQPEEQAAQLRAALGRGAAALSLGPGKATLQLREEEAAAQCSALDLFKLPVAEARSQLQALVFGMAGRIESLERRLEVVETLASSCSPEKNTAQSQQLFRPDPSPQKSRGARSALPAKRKIPGESLINPGFKSKKAPSGVDFEDF
- the PAXX gene encoding protein PAXX isoform X2, whose protein sequence is MAEPAGPFQLLRAGPGRYLCYCRGGTVYVTDALQVWAGELGARPPLGCVRTAPGMGPAQAVSGRAPSPQRCQPEEQAAQLRAALGRGAAALSLGPGKATLQLREEEAAAQCSALDLFKLPVAEARSQLQALVFGMAGRIESLERRLEVVETLASSCSPEKNTAQSQQLFRPGRQLPGSPPLVQLLVSLLSPKMLLVLCLCALQDTLEFPQLWLLSATLLS
- the TMEM141 gene encoding transmembrane protein 141 isoform X1 → MVTLGLRRVEDSVAAKHPALQQYAACQSHAFVKGIGTFLAGTGAAFAVQKLLNKKLPYSPQWSLLLAGAAGSIASYVVTRAETRKCSDFWIYLETGKSPQELAGDGRVSQPGENLPSPEDGEIMAPLVRRNKYGDVVE